Proteins encoded in a region of the Coffea eugenioides isolate CCC68of chromosome 4, Ceug_1.0, whole genome shotgun sequence genome:
- the LOC113767889 gene encoding uncharacterized protein LOC113767889, with product MHSDSIAANASNIPTAASNAKDFAKKKRVNRSAKLKQCKLDARREQWLSQVKNKSGKEESNGGTIVQPMATAGNRMGRAIEKLEIRPRVEEGNDGGSVHHYSDSESPSNSPMSHTGSVLGGNDSGTNFTGSSSSSSSSSSGGCCSGSMSEEDEDGEDGCLDDWEAVADALAATDEKQQLHIGTAPVDKNIAHFDSQSDVNHQTVSGIDISKEKPENGVSVQRAPVNCCAWRPDDAFRPQSLPNLSKQYSFPMNSDRHYGCGGSVWGCKNAASIPKSCPICYEDLDFTDSSFLPCSCGFRLCLFCHKRILEEDGRCPGCRKQYNYDPVEGEATLDGGSLTYRLGRSCSMITRS from the exons ATGCATTCTGATTCAATTGCTGCCAACGCTTCCAACATCCCTACGGCTGCCTCTAACGCCAAAGATTTCGCCAAGAAAAAGAGg GTTAATCGGTCTGCCAAGTTGAAGCAGTGCAAGCTCGATGCTCGTCGTGAGCAGTGGCTCTCTCAAG TCAAGAACAAGAGTGGGAAGGAGGAATCAAATGGTGGAACTATTGTTCAGCCAATGGCCACTGCAGGCAATAGGATGGGCAGAGCCATAGAGAAGCTGGAAATAAGGCCAAGGGTGGAGGAAGGGAATGATGGTGGATCCGTACATCATTACAGCGATTCTGAGTCACCCTCAAATAGCCCAATGAGCCACACTGGAAGTGTCCTGGGAGGCAATGACTCCGGTACGAATTTCACTGGGAGCAGTAGCAGCAGCAGTAGTAGCAGCAGTGGTGGATGTTGTTCAGGAAGCATGAGTgaagaggatgaagatggagaggaTGGATGCTTGGATGATTGGGAGGCTGTGGCTGATGCTTTGGCTGCTACAGATGAGAAGCAGCAATTGCATATTGGTACAGCTCCTGTGGATAAGAATATTGCCCATTTTGACTCTCAGTCAGATGTAAATCACCAGACAGTTTCTGGTATTGATATTTCGAAAGAAAAGCCAGAGAATGGGGTATCAGTGCAGAGAGCTCCAGTGAATTGCTGTGCATGGAGGCCTGACGATGCTTTTAGACCTCAGAGTTTGCCCAACTTGTCCAAGCAGTACAGTTTCCCAATGAATTCAGATAGGCATTATGGCTGTGGTGGATCTGTCTGGGGTTGCAAGAATGCTGCATCCATACCAAAATCTTGCCCTATCTGCTATGAGGATCTGGACTTCACTGATtcaagttttcttccttgttctTGTGGGTTCAGGCTTTGTCTTTTCTGCCACAAGAGGATTCTTGAGGAGGATGGGCGCTGTCCTGGCTGTCGTAAGCAGTATAACTATGATCCTGTTGAGGGGGAGGCAACTCTGGATGGAGGCAGCCTGACATACCGATTGGGTCGTTCTTGTAGCATGATAACGAGGTCTTAG
- the LOC113767316 gene encoding protein EDS1-like codes for MALGDSIGLKEELIKKACNLAMKAHLKSPEKAYIWEKTTRSSTEAVCAFPGTWAVTDWYSRMPFGETKINIALFPSLKSIGMDELALVNEAFSSRFEQLLCNSQLEREVEKALSDRKQIVFAGHSSGGPIASLATIWFLEKYVRTNNYQKPPYCVTFGSPLAGDRIFSHALRRENWARYFIHFVTRYDIVPRVMFSPLSSIEAGLQQILLYTSSKSPYFQNESIGNSSGVTSCFMVVMRNASAVASHAACHLMGCTNLLLETVSSFIELSPYRPFGTYIFCTGNGKSVILQNPDAILQLLFYSAQLSSETEIARVVYRSLNDNLSYENDLQDCLEMQNVVHLNNLLELPLSSHANTNDEAAQLNTVLNDLGLSSRARLCLRAAGELERQKIQNQVNIDSNRDSIRKGLNEIQAYQTKCEVRKVGYYDAFKLQKDINDFNANVKRLELAGIWDEIIEMLKRCELPDGFEARKEWIELGTMFRRLVEPLDIANYYRHLKHEDTGPYMVRARPKRYRFTQRWLEHAEKMQAGSSSESCFWAEVEELRAKPFEEMKEKVVSLERRTLNWIHDDHLSRDVLFEESTFCKWWRNLPPKHQSESCIARLMNNI; via the exons ATGGCGCTGGGTGACTCTATCGGACTTAAGGAAGAGCTGATCAAAAAAGCTTGTAATTTAGCCATGAAGGCTCATCTCAAGTCGCCAGAGAAGGCGTATATTTGGGAAAAGACGACGCGCAGCTCAACAGAAGCAGTCTGCGCCTTTCCTGGAACGTGGGCCGTGACTGATTGGTACAGTAGAATGCCTTTTGGGGAAACCAAGATCAATATTGCCTTGTTTCCGTCTCTCAAGAGTATTGGCATGGATGAGCTAGCTCTAGTAAATGAAGCTTTTTCTTCCAGATTTGAACAACTTTTATGCAATTCGCAGCTGGAGAGGGAG GTGGAAAAAGCATTGTCGGACAGAAAGCAGATAGTGTTCGCCGGACACTCCTCAGGTGGTCCAATTGCCTCACTAGCGACCATCTGGTTTTTGGAGAAATACGTAAGGACTAACAATTACCAGAAACCGCCTTACTGTGTGACTTTCGGATCCCCCCTTGCTGGAGACAGAATTTTTTCGCATGCTCTCAGACGAGAAAATTGGGCTCGCTATTTTATACATTTTGTCACGAGGTATGACATTGTGCCTCGCGTCATGTTCTCTCCTCTTTCATCCATTGAAGCGGGACTGCAGCAAATCCTCCTCTACACAAGTTCAAAATCTCCATACTTTCAGAATGAATCCATTGGAAATTCCAGTGGTGTAACATCCTGTTTTATGGTTGTCATGAGAAATGCATCGGCTGTAGCTAGCCATGCTGCTTGTCATCTCATGGGATGCACAAATTTGTTGTTGGAAACTGTGTCCAGCTTTATCGAACTCAGTCCATACAGACCTTTTGGCACCTATATCTTCTGCACTGGAAATGGAAAATCAGTTATCCTTCAGAATCCAGATGCAATCCTGCAGCTGCTGTTTTATTCGGCTCAGCTAAGCTCTGAAACAGAAATTGCGCGCGTTGTTTATAGAAGCTTAAACGACAATTTGAGCTATGAAAATGATTTACAGGATTGCTTAGAAATGCAAAATGTTGTTCATTTGAACAATCTTTTGGAACTTCCTTTGTCTTCACATGCCAACACAAATGATGAAGCAGCACAATTGAACACTGTTTTGAACGATCTCGGCCTG AGTTCAAGAGCAAGGCTGTGTCTTCGTGCTGCTGGGGAGTTGGAGAGGCAGAAAATACAAAACCAAGTCAATATTGATTCCAACAGGGATAGCATACGAAAAGGACTAAACGAGATACAAGCGTACCAGACCAAATGTGAAGTGCGCAAGGTAGGTTATTATGATGCCTTTAAGCTTCAGAAAGACATAAACGACTTCAATGCTAATGTCAAGAGACTGGAGTTAGCAGGAATATGGGATGAAATCATCGAAATGTTAAAAAGATGTGAACTTCCAGATGGATTTGAGGCTAGGAAAGAGTGGATAGAACTTGGAACCATGTTTAGGCGGTTGGTTGAACCTCTGGACATTGCCAACTACTATAGACACTTAAAGCATGAAGACACAGGACCTTACATGGTAAGGGCTAGGCCAAAACGTTATAGATTTACACAAAGATGGCTCGAACATGCTGAGAAAATGCAAGCAGGATCGAGCTCAGAGTCATGTTTCTGGGCTGAAGTGGAGGAACTCAGAGCAAAGCCATTCGAAGAAATGAAGGAGAAGGTTGTCAGCTTGGAGAGACGAACATTGAACTGGATACACGACGATCATCTAAGCAGAGATGTTCTCTTTGAGGAATCAACCTTTTGCAAATGGTGGAGAAATCTTCCTCCCAAACATCAATCTGAATCTTGCATTGCAAGGTTGATGAACAACATTTAG
- the LOC113769453 gene encoding formin-like protein 8 → MSQNRVVATAVAATAASTLLVAGILFYFVYRFTVARQRERDKQHNSSFHREMTPSVAVTREEFMQNGGILRGLIVDENGRDVLYLRKAQGGRFTSCFSKVWFNPINEEEEKEMDGRELKPSSNSTGSPVPEIPLLPRASSHHHNYHHDAFDIPGDHQAVTLMDHPPKQTSGLLHFTPPPPPLVIPPKQSPPPPPPPPPLVRKTASLTLSTPQPPPPPPLPAKGVPKPPNRFSKPPAVPSKMKPAGSLPLPPKHGKGDASYHQTKLKPLYWDKLPTNTDHSMVWHEITDGSFRFDDKLMEALFGYAAQNQKPTEERSISSSNSSTASSPAPPAQVFILDPRKSQNTAIVLKSLAISRKEILDALQEGHGLSADDLEKLSKISPTPEEAAKILQFNGNPTKLADAESFLYHILKSIPSAFIRLNAMLFRSSYDPDILHLKESLQTLELSCKELRTRGIFLKLLEAILKTGNRMNAGTTRGNAQGFNLSALQKLSYVKSTDGKTTLLHFVVEQVIRSEGKRCANNTRNHEISGNSNDTSNNCKGDECWDSKTTKEDVDKEYLMLGLPIVEGLSMEFSNVKKAATTDYENFMGMCPALTMRIHDIRQLVSRCGSSNERSGFVREMKGFLEECEDELKVVREEQARVMQLVKRTTEYYQAGASIDKGTDPLQLFGIVKDFLAMVDQVCIDISKKLQKKPWPTAITSAGSPPLSPLALSPKTPVRLQNLQSHFVSQETGTLSSESEDDF, encoded by the exons ATGTCACAAAATCGAGTAGTTGCTACTGCTGTTGCAGCCACGGCTGCGAGCACCTTACTCGTTGCAGGAATTTTATTCTACTTCGTCTACAGATTCACCGTGGCTCGGCAGCGTGAGAGGGACAAGCAGCACAATTCGAGTTTCCACAGAGAGATGACGCCGTCGGTGGCGGTGACACGTGAAGAGTTTATGCAAAATGGTGGAATTCTTAGAGGACTAATAGTTGATGAGAATGGAAGGGATGTTCTTTATTTGAGAAAAGCTCAAGGTGGAAGGTTTACAAGTTGTTTTTCCAAGGTTTGGTTCAATCCCATaaatgaagaagaggaaaaggaaatggaTGGCAGGGAACTCAAGCCCAGCAGCAATAGTACTGGTAGTCCTGTCCCGGAAATTCCCTTGCTCCCACGGGCATCATCACATCATCACAATTATCATCATGATGCATTTGACATCCCCGGTGATCATCAGGCAGTTACGCTGATGGATCATCCACCAAAGCAAACTTCAGGCCTGTTACATTTTacaccaccacctccaccactAGTCATTCCCCCGAAGCAAAgccctccaccaccaccaccaccacctccgctCGTCAGAAAGACCGCATCCTTGACCCTGTCCACGCCTCAACCTCCCCCTCCTCCGCCACTTCCAGCAAAAGGAGTTCCAAAACCACCAAACAGATTTTCGAAACCACCAGCAGTTCCATCCAAAATGAAACCAGCTGGATCACTGCCTCTTCCACCCAAGCACGGTAAAGGTGATGCTTCTTATCATCAGACCAAACTGAAGCCACTGTACTGGGATAAACTGCCGACAAATACTGATCACTCCATGGTTTGGCATGAGATCACCGATGGATCTTTCCG GTTTGACGATAAACTTATGGAAGCTCTCTTTGGATATGCCGCCCAAAACCAGAAACCCACAGAGGAAAGGAGTATTTCCTCTTCAAATTCATCCACGGCTTCTAGTCCAGCTCCACCTGCTCAAGTTTTCATCCTTGATCCTAGGAAGTCGCAGAACACAGCGATTGTACTTAAATCTTTAGCCATCTCTCGGAAAGAAATCCTGGATGCTCTCCAGGAGGGTCATGGACTGAGTGCTGACGATCTTGAAAAGCTAAGCAAGATTTCGCCAACTCCTGAAGAAGCAGCCAAAATCCTGCAATTCAACGGGAACCCCACAAAGCTTGCAGATGCCGAGTCTTTTCTCTACCACATCCTCAAATCTATTCCCTCGGCTTTTATCCGTCTCAATGCAATGCTTTTCAGGTCAAGTTACGATCCTGATATCCTTCATCTCAAGGAGTCTCTGCAAACACTTGAATTGAGCTGTAAAGAGTTAAGAACTCGAGGAATTTTCCTCAAACTTCTGGAAGCCATTCTAAAGACTGGCAACCGAATGAACGCTGGAACTACCAGGGGAAACGCTCAGGGTTTCAACCTCAGCGCCCTCCAAAAACTTTCCTACGTGAAGAGTACTGATGGAAAGACTACTCTGCTTCATTTTGTGGTCGAACAGGTGATTCGTTCTGAGGGCAAACGCTGTGCCAATAATACCCGAAATCATGAAATCAGCGGCAACAGCAACGATACTAGCAATAACTGTAAAGGTGATGAATGTTGGGATAGCAAGACTACCAAAGAAGATGTAGATAAAGAGTACCTAATGCTTGGATTACCAATAGTTGAAGGCTTAAGTATGGAGTTCTCAAATGTAAAGAAAGCAGCCACCACAGACTATGAGAATTTCATGGGTATGTGTCCTGCTCTCACGATGAGGATCCATGACATCCGGCAGCTAGTTTCACGCTGTGGAAGCAGTAACGAAAGAAGTGGATTTGTGAGGGAAATGAAAGGGTTCCTAGAGGAATGCGAGGACGAGCTTAAGGTGGTAAGAGAGGAACAAGCAAGGGTGATGCAGCTTGTTAAAAGAACCACAGAATATTACCAAGCTGGAGCTTCAATAGACAAAGGGACAGATCCACTTCAATTGTTTGGCATTGTGAAGGACTTCTTGGCCATGGTTGATCAAGTTTGTATCGACATTTCGAAGAAACTTCAGAAGAAACCATGGCCTACTGCGATTACAAGTGCAGGATCCCCGCCTTTATCACCATTAGCACTATCCCCAAAGACTCCAGTCAGGCTCCAAAACTTGCAGTCACATTTTGTGTCACAGGAAACTGGGACGTTATCGAGTGAATCAGAAGACGATTTCTGA
- the LOC113768309 gene encoding serine/Arginine-related protein 53 translates to MEEEKAAALYDELTRKGEGAARFKQGLGFSSTSHREAVPPRGSGLPSFSSSSSFLSTFVKASSPSKTGELDKQAQLESIQNKLKKTPHQPQNLTASTREVSRDRDRDSSHSSDRSRSGERERHSRRRSRSPSRNRERHSKRRSRSGSRDDYRMRRRGYRSRSRERERERGRRRSSRSESPTQRKSSQNSTARKVEKERNNDGRVEYAETIEGYDKMTPAEKIKARMKFQLSEAAEKDEVKGTGSGWERFDFDRDAPLDDEEIEAVEDDAALVKHIGQSFRFATVEARRDKETRAAHDEAIFGVSSRPADPETAEQEEAGIVKKETHESTQITNLLSDQVLAMQQGSWRHCVRKK, encoded by the exons ATGGAGGAAGAAAAAGCTGCAGCTTTATATGATGAGTTAACCCGCAAGGGAGAAGGAGCCGCTAGGTTCAAACAAGGCCTTGGTTTCTCTTCCACATCACACAGGGAGGCCGTTCCTCCCCGAGGCTCAGGTCTTCCCTCcttttcatcatcatcatcttttcTTAGCACATTCGTTAAAGCCTCGAGCCCTTCGAAAACCGGTGAGCTCGACAAGCAGGCTCAACTTGAATCCATCCAGAACAAGCTCAAAAAAACGCCCCACCAACCCCAAAACCTAACAGCTTCGACCAGGGAGGTTTCAAGAGACAGAGATAGAGACAGTAGCCACTCAAGTGATCGCAGCCGGAGCGGGGAAAGGGAAAGGCACTCAAGGCGCCGGAGCCGAAGCCCGAGTAGAAATCGCGAAAGGCATTCGAAGCGCCGGAGCAGGAGTGGCAGCCGAGATGATTATCGAATGCGAAGGCGTGGGTATAGAAGTAGAAgtagggagagggagagggagagggggcGTAGGAGGAGTTCAAGGAGTGAGTCGCCGACGCAGAGAAAATCTTCGCAGAATAGTACTGCTAGAAAGGTGGAGAAAGAGAGAAACAATGATGGCAGGGTTGAGTATGCGGAAACCATTGAAGGTTATGACAAAATG ACGCCAGCAGAAAAAATCAAAGCCAGGATGAAATTTCAACTTTCTGAAGCAG CTGAAAAGGATGAAGTAAAGGGTACTGGCTCAGGATGGGAGCGGTTTGACTTTGACAGAGATGCTCCTTTGGATGATGAGGAGATTGAAG CTGTGGAGGATGATGCAGCCCTAGTGAAGCACATTGGTCAAAGCTTTCGGTTTGCAACAGTAGAG GCAAGGAGGGACAAAGAAACAAGAGCTGCTCATGATGAGGCCATATTTGGAGTTTCTTCACGTCCAGCTGATCCTGAAACAGCTGAACAAGAAGAAGCTGGGATTGTCAAGAAAGAGACACATGAAAGTACCCAAATTACTAACCTCTTAAGTGACCAG GTACTTGCAATGCAGCAAGGTTCTTGGCGTCATTGTGTACGTAAAAAATAA